tcttttcatgcAGCATAGGCAACAAACTAACGAATATGAGCAGTCTGCAGTACGACCAACCTCTACAGTCAACACTGCTCCGCGCCATAACTCGAATGGGTGGGTAATCTTCACTGATACTGCATTATTAGGAACGTCATGTAACTGTCTCATAGTGTCCTTCTCTGCTCGGAAGCTTGATAAATGGACGATCAATTGGAATAGGCTAATCCTCCTTTGGGGTCCCCCGGGAACAGGGAAAACGAGTCTGTGGTACGTCAAATAGAGAATCAAGTTATGATCGTTAACTGACAGGATCAGCCGTGGCCTGTCCCAGAAGCTTGCCATACGCCTCGGAAAGCATTACCCACAGAGTAAGCTGGTTGAGATCAACGCTCACTCTCTCGGAAGCAAGTATTTCGGTGAAAGTGGTAAATTGGTCAGCAAAGCGTTCGAGAGCATTGAGCTACtacttgaagaggaggaagattcTTTTGTCTGCGTGTTTGTAGACGAAATCGAAACGCTGGCAGCCCGAAGGGAACGCGCTTTGAGTAGCAAAGAGCCGTTTGATGCTGTTCGAGCAGTAAATGCCTTGCTCACAGGACTTGACAGGCTGAAGCACCATCACAATGTGATCGTGATCTGTACAAGCAATTTGGTGACAGCCTTGGTAAGTGTATCAAGCAAAGCCCTGTCGAGGGATTTACTGAAGAGCGTCCAGGACCAGGCCTTCCTCGATCGCGTCGATATCAAGCAGTTCGTACCTCATTTATCAAATAAAACCATTTATGGGATCTACAAAGAATGCCTGGAAGAACTAAGCTGGCGAGGCATTATCGAGGGCGCCTCGTTTGACGTTTTTCAAGTCAAACCGGAAGATCCACAGACGGCCTTGCAATATGTGGAGCAGCCTGCAAGGTTCCTGATGCTACCAATGTTTGAAGAAATGCTTCTCAACTATCAGATCTTCCCGAACGCCATACCCAAGCAGCTAGCGGATGCCGCTTCCGCCAGTGTGGTGAGCAACAGATCCCGAGTTGAAGACATCACGGCAGGTGCCTAATAACACATTTCATAGGGGCTGAGCGGCCGTACTATAAGAAGATTGCCCGCTCTATCTTTGGTGCTTcattgcagcagcagccaatGTGATATTCGAGCCGCGCTTCAAGCATTGCGAAGGTGCATAACGTCGGAGATCCAGGCCAAGACTGAGGCCATGTGACGAACCGCACACTTCcatactactccgtacggcaAACTACGGGACCGGAGGGTGGTCAGATAGTCTCGAGCCACCAACTGACTGCAATTTAACGTGAAACGTATTATTCAGATGCTGTAATTGTGGTATTGTAGATTATTTCTGCTagggaggagaagggccGACTGTGTTTGTTGCTAAATGGCTATGGTATTGCTCTCTTGATCACTGAAATTTGTTGTTCCGAAAATTCGCGGTTTTCACCGAAGCCAGCTAGAGCCGGGGCGACAGCCAATCAGCGCGAGGGTTTAGCCAATTCCAAACCCAAGAGAAACTTGACGGTTCGACAACCTCAACTTCACCTCCAAAAGCACATCCTCCTGTGCGCTGAGTCTATTCCAACCCCCCTCCCCTCCCCTCTCCACCGTCTGTGGCTATTGTGCCTTCCTCCTATCCTATTGTTCGGAGGGTTCCAATCACCGTCAGTATGCTGGCACGTACTGTTTTGCGCAGCGTGCCCTCCCGGGGTATCGCCCGCCAGTCGTTGAGCAAGACCACTACGGTACGCATTATCCTGACACCTCGCGCCCATTAAGCGGAGTCGAGAGGCCAATCGCTTGAGAAACGAGCTTGGAGGTCTCAAGACGCATTGTTTGCTAACAACCAACCCAGCGTGCGTCTTCCTCGACAGCCGGTACCGAAGCCGCCAGTTCTCCCTTCCACCTCACACTTACTGCATCTGTCGCAACCGCTGCCGCCATCGGATCCGCCGCGTGGTACTACAGCGTCTATGGAAAGGAAGCTTTTGCCATGACACCCGCCGAGGAGGGGTGAGTGAACCGATCGCGATCAATTGGACGAATGCCATCTTACTGGCCTTTTCCGTTGCTCCGATACCGAGTGTCAATATTCGACTGCAGGTTGGCGTGGAGGCTGACACATGAGATTATAGATTGCATCCTACCCAGTACCCCTGGGAGCACGCCAAGTGGAATAAGACCTTCGATCACGCCGCGTGAGTTTGCCCTGACTTGGAACCACTTTTCGCTTCTAGTTCAAGCCGAGAACGGTTTACTCATTTCATATTCTCCAGTCTCCGCCGTGGTTTCCAGGTCTACCGTGAGGTCTGCGCCAGCTGCCACTCTCTTACCCGTGTGCCCTGGCGTTCGTTTGTTGGTGTCATGCACACTGTCGACGAGATGAAGGCCTTCGCCGAGGAACACGAATACGATACCGAGCCCAACGACCAAGGCGAGATCGAGAAGCGCCCCGGAAAGCTCTCTGACTACATTCCCCCTCCCTACAAGAACGAGGAGGCCGCTCGTGCCGCTAACGGTGGTGCTCTGCCCCCTGATCTCAGCTTGATCGTCAAGGGTCGTCACGGTGGCTGCAATTACATCTTCAGTCTTCTGACCGGTTACCCCGACGAGCCCCCTGCTGGTGCTCAGGTCGCCGAGGGCATGAACTTCAACCCTTACTTCCCCGGCACCGGTACGTTTTCGTTACCATACTTGATCTTAGTCTCGACTAATCCGCATCTTAGGTATTGCCATGGCCCGTGTCCTGTTCGATGGTGTCGTTGAGTACGAGGATGGCACCCCTGCCACCACCTCCCAGATGGCCAAGGATGTCACCGAGTTCCTCAACTGGGCTGCCGAGCCTGAGATGGATgaccgcaagaagatggGTGCCAAGGCCCTCGTCATCCTGACCGGCCTGTTTGCCCTTTCTGTCTGGGTCAAGCGCTACAAGTGGGCCCCCATCAAGACGAGAAAGATCGTGTACAGCCCACCCGTTCCCCGGCGCTAGATGCTGCAGTGGACATGTATGAAATCCCAAAAGTGAAGGCATAGATGGCGAAATGGCGAGCCCAGAAAACGTCCGGTTCGGGCCGTCGGCAGTCCTTCATACGTCGGTTTACTTGTCTACGCTTCTACTGCATGTTTGTTTGTTACAAGTTACTCAGGACTCCTGTATCTGTACCCTAGATATTTCTTCCCCTTTTGAAAATCTCGTTCGAAGATCCAAAGATGTCAATtcattttcctttgtcacatTAGAGCCTCTTTTCGTGCGCTTTGCGAGATTCAATTTCTGCGATATATAACCAGCGCAGTATCCATCCGAGTTTAGATCTACCCTGTGGGCACGGATGGCTTCGTGAACGGGTCAAGATGTATGTACTAGTCCATGAATCTTCTCTCGTCTATCAATTGCTATATACGAAGTTGAATTAAATGACCAACCTGATGGACAGCGTAGTCCTGTTGTTTATGAGCACGTATCTTCCATAGTTCGCTCTCCATCACCAAATATGGGTGCGAAAAAGTAGTCGTACGTAGTCCACATTACATTGAACAATAGATTCGACCCT
The DNA window shown above is from Aspergillus fumigatus Af293 chromosome 1, whole genome shotgun sequence and carries:
- a CDS encoding putative pachytene checkpoint component Pch2; this translates as MKLLQQPVLHVEARVKSNRDGIIVRTDLIRDEITQWLIDNFVVLSLGQEIKSFEGLKEPHAQALESILITECTGGDLESGAYRLQNVQLDVQAYQLRTHLDQERSHHILHDEELVDNVEDLGTTKVLILPSTELDGLWESLQYDQPLQSTLLRAITRMVSFSARKLDKWTINWNRLILLWGPPGTGKTSLCRGLSQKLAIRLGKHYPQSKLVEINAHSLGSKYFGESGKLVSKAFESIELLLEEEEDSFVCVFVDEIETLAARRERALSSKEPFDAVRAVNALLTGLDRLKHHHNVIVICTSNLVTALDQAFLDRVDIKQFVPHLSNKTIYGIYKECLEELSWRGIIEGASFDVFQVKPEDPQTALQYVEQPARFLMLPMFEEMLLNYQIFPNAIPKQLADAASASVGLSGRTIRRLPALSLVLHCSSSQCDIRAALQALRRCITSEIQAKTEAM
- a CDS encoding ubiquinol--cytochrome-c reductase catalytic subunit CYT1 — encoded protein: MLARTVLRSVPSRGIARQSLSKTTTRASSSTAGTEAASSPFHLTLTASVATAAAIGSAAWYYSVYGKEAFAMTPAEEGLHPTQYPWEHAKWNKTFDHAALRRGFQVYREVCASCHSLTRVPWRSFVGVMHTVDEMKAFAEEHEYDTEPNDQGEIEKRPGKLSDYIPPPYKNEEAARAANGGALPPDLSLIVKGRHGGCNYIFSLLTGYPDEPPAGAQVAEGMNFNPYFPGTGIAMARVLFDGVVEYEDGTPATTSQMAKDVTEFLNWAAEPEMDDRKKMGAKALVILTGLFALSVWVKRYKWAPIKTRKIVYSPPVPRR